A segment of the Lactobacillus sp. ESL0700 genome:
TGATGAAAAGCCTGATGAAAATGGTATTATTCATGACCCAGCACGTTGTCAATATTTGAAGCTGCATATCGAGCAGATCAAAGAAGCTATTAAAGACGGCTGTAATGTTATGGGCTATCTATGGTGGGGACCAATTGACTTAGTTTCAGCTGGAACTGGCGAAATGAAAAAACGTTACGGTTTTGTCTTTGTTGACCGTAATAATGATGGTACTGGGACGCTTGAGCGTTCGCAGAAGCAAAGCTTTGATTACTATAAACAAATTATTGAAACTAATGGTGAAAATTTAGATTATAGCAAAATTGAAAAATGATAATTTATAAAAACTAAGGTAGGTATATGAATTATGGCTAAAATTAATATCATGTTGAATTGTAATCAAGGCATGAGCACTTCCCTGTTGGTTACAAAAATGCAAGAAGCAGCAAAAAGTCAAGAAATCGATGCGAATATTTTTGCATGTGCCGCTTCCGAAGCAGACAAGTTTATTCAAAAAGGCGACATTGACTGTATTCTTTTAGGGCCACAAGTAAAATACATGAAAAATGATTTTATTAATAACAAAGCTAAAGGAACTGGTAGGAATGGCAAAGATATACCAGTTGATGTCATTAGCATTCAAGACTATGGCATGATGAAAGGCAAAGAAGTCTTAAATAACGCTATTAGATTAATTAATGCGTAATAGCCTGTATATATAGTAAGGATACAAGATGACTGAATTAACTGATAAACAACAAGAAGCTCTGCAAGCGGCAATGACTTTGATTGCTAACGGAGGTAATGCGAAGAGTCTAGCTTTTGAAGCTATTAGAGAAGCCAAAAAAGGCAATTTCGAAGAAGCACGTAATAAGCTAAAAGAGTCAGATAAATCACTTTTAGAAGCTCATAATTCGCAAACTGCTATGCTTACTAGAGAAGCTCAAGGGAATCATACTCAGGTCACGCTGTTAACCGTTCACTCGCAAGACCATATGATGAACGCTATTACATTCCGAGACTTAGCTGGCGAAATGGTTGACCTTTACGAAAAGCTTTATAAAAGTAATGTAATTAAGAAATAACAAATAGGGCTTGGTTCTGATTGAATCAAGCCTTTGCTGTGCTATTTATAAACTGACTATATTGTTATATTTAGAGGGATGTAAGGTAATGAATGTAATTAATAAAGAAATTAAGCTTATAGGTATTGATGTTGACAATACTCTAGTTAACGCAAAAAAAGAAATAACTCCGGAGGTAAAAGACACAATATCAGCTGCACGATCACAAGGGATAAAAGTAGTAATTTGTACAGGTAGAGCTTTATCGGGTGTAACAAAGTATCTTAAAGAGTTAGAAATAAATAACCGTAATGACGAATATATTGTCGGTTTTAATGGTGCGGTTGTTCAATGCACAAATGGCAAGCTTTTATCTGAAAAACACCTTTCATATCAAGATTACCTAGTTCTTGAAGAAATAAGCCGAAAAGAGCAGCTGCATTTTCAAGCAGTAGATGCGGAACGTATTTATACTGCTAACCGTGACATTGGCCACTATTCTGTCTACAATTCTCGCATTGTAAACATGGAAATCTCTTATCGAACTAAAGAAGAAATGGCAAATATACCAATTTACAAGTGTATGTTTCTTGATAAGTCTAAATTACTAGACAAATTTGAAAGTGATCCGCTGTTTGCAAAAGCCAATCTAGTTTCAGACATTACTAGAACAGAACCAATCTACCTTGAAGGTGTAGCAAAAAACACAGATAAAGGTACTGGGCTTGCAATTTTATGCAAACACTTAAATATTAGGCCAGAAAATGTTATGACTATTGGGGATGAAAGCAATGATATTTCAATGATTAAATACGCTGGAATTGGTGTAGCAATGGGGAATGCCGTTACTGACGTTAAAAAGGTTTCTAACATGATAACCAATGATTGCGAACATAATGGGGTGGCCAAAGCTATTCAAGCAATTCTTTAACAATTATTAGTTTAGCTTTCAATATTTATATGCTAGAATAATCGTATAAAGAAAAAGAGCCAAGCTTGAACTTGGCTCTTAAAAGATGTTTCCGCTTAAAAGGCGGTGGCACAGTTATATTAGACTAAAGAAGTCGTCACACACTGGCTAAAGTAATGGGCGGCTTTTTTAGTACACTTATTTTTTGTGATTGTTGTCGATATACGACAGCAACGCCAGAATAAACATACCGAATGTAAACATCAGCATTAATGCTTCGTAAACGCTCACTAGCTGCTATACCTTTCAATAATTTGCTCCATGTTTCCATAGGCAACCATCTCCTTGGAATTAAACAGCCACCGCCCTTTAGCTTTATTCATCTTTGAATTAATTATAGCAAAATATTTCTATAATTTTGAACTTATTTTGACATATTTTTGAAAAATTAACGTAGTTTTTTATTTCAAATTAAAAAAGTGCTTACGAATAAAAATTATACTTAGTACAATATCTGAGTAAAGTCAGATGGAGGAAAAGCATGTCAAATAAAGAATTAATCATAAAATTTTACAATGAAGTTTTTACTAATCACGATTTAAGTAATTTAGACGATTATATGGCTGATAATTATCGTCAGCATAGTCCAGAAGTTGCCGATAAAAAGAGCGGTTTTATCGCATTTATCAAACAGTTTTGGCAGTTTAATCCTAAAATTGAGATGCTTGCAGTAACTAGTGACGAAAATATGGTACAGGTGTTTTTCAAATGTACGCTCGAAAATGGGCACATCAATAAAGTGTGTGATATTTATAGGATTGCAAACGGAAAACTGCAGGAGCACTGGGATGTGATTGAGCATAATGTTGAAGATAAAAAGACAGTCAGTGGTAATTCAATTTTTTAGTTGATCAAATATTTTTATATACACAAAAAGAAACATAACTATTTAGTATGTTTCTTTTTTATTTACAGTTTAAAGTTAAATTCAAAAAAACTAGTAGCAATTTTGTTATTTATCTCCGATAGCCTTTCTAGTATTTTGCATGGCTTCTTTAAAACTTTGTTCTTCTTGTAAGTATGAGGTCAAAATATCAATCAAATACATGTTTGAAAATTGGGAATTTATAAATTTTTTGTTATTGGCAAACCTAGGATTATATACATGAAAAGTAAGGTCACTTAATTGAGCTACTGGATTATCTAAATAACTTGTAATAGAAACAATTTTTGCTTCTTTCTTCTTTGCAAAATTTAGTGTTTTAACAACGCAATCAGTTATACCACTATTGGATACTGCAAAAAACAAATCATGCTTAGTAGCAATGCTTGCTCGCATTTGCATCCAGTACGGATCATCAATACTTAAAGCATCAATGCCCATTCTCATTAATCTTAAGCCAAAGGTTCGAGCAGAGGTACCTGAACTACTAGCACCAATTACAATAATTTGCTTTTGCTTTTTTAATAGATTTACGAATTCTTTAATCAAATTTTGGTCTACCATTTGCTGAGTATTTTTTATAACTGTTTGATAAAAATCAAATACTTCATTTAAAATGTCATTTTCTTGTTCAGGAGCAGTACTAATTAAATGTTGTCCAATATTAATCTTCATGTCTGAATAACTTTGGCAACCAATTTTTTTAACAAATCTGGTTATTGAAGCACAAGATGTAGAGGTCTTTTTTGCCAAGTCTTTAATCTTCATATTATTTATTTGAGGACTATTTTGTAAAATATAATCTGCGATTATCTTTTCGTTTTTAGAAAAAATTAAATAATTTTTTTGGATAGCAACTAGTGGATTCAAAATATTTTCCTCCTCGTAATAGCTAGATATATATGCAATAAAACTCTCTTTTATACAAATCATTATACTCTTTTTAACTATTTTTGAAAATTATTTTACAAAATATCATATTGCGAAAATTATTTTCTTGTAGTATTATCTAATCTGAAAGGGGTTACAAGATAAATGAAAGAACAACCGTATGTTTTATCTAATATTTATATGAAGCGGGATTCTGATAAGTTAATGATTAAGTTGCTAAATTCGACCCAAAAGCAATATCAATTATTAGCGGGCTCACAACCTTCTGCAGAAAATATTACTACAATTTTAGCCACTAGCAATAATGGCGATTTTGAGGTAATTGTACCACGTAAGGAATTACCTAAATATTTTATAATCAAAGCTAGTGATAATAGTTTCTCAACTAATATTTTTGCTGAAAGAGTCATCCCACTTGCTAACGCAATTAACGTTCGTGACATGGGTGGCTATGAAGCAAATGACGGGCGATTTCTAAAATGGGGCGTACTATTTCGTGGTGATCAACTATCAAAACTTGATGAAGATGACCAAAAGCTTTTAACTAATTATAATTTGCGTACCCTTGTTGATTATCGCTCACCACATGAACGTCAGTATCATCCTAATAAGTTTATTCCGACTGTTTTACAGGTATTAAATTGTGATCCACAGTCTAGTTTTTCTGAGGCTGCTGCTAATGTAGTTGATCTTAAGGGGGAAAACGAAAAATTAGTTGAGTCCATTGAAAATGGCGAGGTTCCAGAAAAATATCTTAATGACCGTGGCGAGAATGTAATTGCTAGTTACGAAGATTTAGTAACATCACCGATTGCTCAAAAAGCATACGGACGGTTACTCAAAGCAATTGTTCGTGAGGAAAATTTACCATTGTTCCATCATTGTCGGGGAGGCAAGGATAGAACAGGATTTGGCTCTATGTTAGTTTTGCTAATGCTAAATATTAAAGATGAAGATATTATTCATGACTATTTGTTGACTAAAATCATTCGTAAAGAGCGGAATCAATTAAAGTATGACTTATATCATCAATTAGTTCAGAAGAAAGAATATCTTGACTATTTAATGGCTATGATTGATACAAGAGAAGATTACATTAAAGCCGCTATGAATAAAATCAGAAAAGATTTTGGCAGTTCTGATAACTATTTCCAACAACATTTTGGATTAACAATGGCAGAAATTAACCAAGCCAGAGATTTTTATTTGGAAGAGGGGATACAGCATGGAGAATAAGACACCTGGTGTTGCAGTTATTTTAGCAAGTCATGGATATTTAGCAAAAGAAGCACTTCGAAGTGCAGAAATGATCGTTGGAAAGCAAGATAATTGTGCATATTTGGCAGTTACAGAGAATCTAAATTTAGAACAAGCTAAAGCTCAAATGCAACAAATGTTTACAGATTTAGATACGAGTAAGGGGACTATTATTCTGGTTGATATTTTAGGTGGTACTCCATCTAATGTTAGTGGCACTTTTTGCTTGGAAAAAGACAACGTTCTAGTATTAAGTGGCTTAAATTTACCAATGTTGCTAGATTTATTTACTAATCGTGATAGGTCACTTGATGAATTAGCAGAGTCGCTTACTAATTCATATAATATGGGTTTTCAAAATATATCAGAAAGATTTAAAGAAGAGGAGCAAGAAGACGATGGCAGTGGAATTTTGTAGAATAGACGATAGATTAATTCATGGACAAGTTGTAACAACTTGGTTAAATGTTAAGCAAATTGAACAAGTTATTATTGTGGATGATAAAGTTGCAGCGGATAAAATTCAATCAAATGTTTTGAAGATGAGTGTCCCACGCAATGTTAAATTACATATCTTCACAACTGAAAAGTTTTTGAAAATTGTACCTAATAATCCAGTAACCAGAAGAACTATGCTCTTATTTGCTTCACCATTTACAGTTGAGGATATTGTTGCTAGTGGTTATATGATACCAAAATTAAACATTGGTGGAATTCGAGGAAATGACGAACGTAAACAATACACTAAAGCGGTATTTTTAACTGATGATGAGCGTGCTGCTTTAGAAAAATTGCTTGAACAGGGTGTAGATATTGAAATTCAAATGGTTCCAACAGATGGAGCTGAAAAACTAAGTGAGGTCTTGAAGAAATGAAAGTCTTAATTCTAACTATTTTAGCCTTCTTATTAGGAATTGATAATGTTAGTACCAAGATGTTTAGACGACCACTACTGATGGCACCGCTAGTTGGCCTTATTTTAGGAAATTTACAGGCTAGTTTAGCAATTGGTGCTACTCTTGAAATAATGTGGATGGGTATCGGTGACGTTGGTGCTTACATGGCTCCTGATTTAATTACTGGTACGATGATTAGTACATCCCTAGCTATTATGGGTAATACCAATGGATCAATTTCAACGATGATTGCTACAGCTATTACTTTAGCAGTTCCAACTTCAATTTTAGCCCAACAATTATTGGTTTTAATTGAAACAGTAAACTGTTCTCTTAATGGCTGGGCTAAAAGATTAGCTGATAATGCAGATGTTAAGGGCACATATTGGCTAACATGGCCTTCTGCAATCTTATACGGGTTAGCTTGTGGTTTCCCAACATTTTTAGCTTTACAATTTGGTGCTGGTGCGATTCAACAAGCTATCAATGATCTACCGAAATTTATTGTTAATGGCTTGAGCACAGCTGGTTCGATTATCCCTGCAGTCGGGATCGCATTATTGATGATGACAATGCTTAAAAAGAGCGAATTGTGGATGTTCGTTATTTTAGGATTTGTATTTTCTTCATACATGAAATTGGATATTTTACCAATTACATTAATCGCATTAGTATTTGCATTTTTATACGAACGAGCAACTCGTGAACCTGAAGTTAAGGCAGTAGCTGGTAATACAGGTGAAATTAATAATTCTGAAAGTCAAGTTGATGAAGATGCGGAGGATTATGACTTATGATAGAAGAGAAAATGATCGCGCCAGAACATAAATTAAATAATCGCGATATTTGGCGCATGTTTATGCGTCTGAATACAATGCGAATTACATTAAACTATGAAACTTTACAAGGCGTTGGCTTCATGCGTGCAATTGCACCTGCATTAGCAAAAATTTATCCTGATAAAAAAGACTTATCAGAAGCTATGAAACGTCAACTAGTATTCTATAATTCGCATGTTAACTTTGATGCTGTTATTTTAGGTTTGACTGCCGCAATGGAAGAAACTACTTCACCAGATGAAAAAGATGGTATTAATCCCTTGAAGACAGGATTAATGGGACCTTTAGCTGGTTTAGGTGATAGTTTAATTAAATTTACTTGGTTACCAATTGTAGGTAGTATTGGGGCTTCGTTAGCTTTTGGTGGTAGTATTTTTGGCCCAATTTTGATGTTTATTTTATATAACATCATTAACATGGGAATGAGATATTATGCAGTTTCATTTGGTTATAAAAAAGGAATTGATTTCTTAAATAATAATCAACAAAGCGACGTAATTCAACGTATTTCGACAATGGCAAATGTTGTTGGATTAATGGTTGTTGGTGCATTGATTTCAACTGTTATCAAAGTAAAGACACCATTAAAAATTGCGGTTCATTCCAATGTTTCTAGCAAAGTAGGTAATAATGTAATTGGTGTTCAGACTATGCTGGATAAAATAATGCCAGGATTATTGAGCTTATTGGTAACCGTTGCTGTTTATTATATTTTGAAAAAGATGAACGGTAAACACGCAGCGTTAACAATTGTCATTATGATGGTACTTGTTGTTGGCCTGACTTATCTACATATTTTATAATTAATAATATACATAGAAGCTACAGCTGGTAAAGTTGTAGTTTTTTATTAGCCCTTGTCAGTAATGGCATTAAATATTTAAATTGGCTGTTCAAATAACTTAAAAAGTGAGAGTTATAGATAGTAATAAGTAAATAATTAAAGTTTATTACCTACAAAAAAGCGTTGACAATAAGTTTAACTGTGTTAATATACTGTTTGTAAGCGATTTATATTTAAAATATTGGATTAGTTACGGATAAAGCCGGCAAGACCTAATAATACCCTGTTTTAGGGTTTATTAGGTCTTTTTTTCGTTCTAATCAGCTTACATATTTACAACGTTGCAATGGGAGATAGTAATGAAACTCGTTCGAAGAATAAATAATAACGTAATTCAGGTAAATGACCAGGGCATTTCAAAAATTGTAATTGGTTCTGGTATTGGTTTTAAAGCATATCCCGGACAAACAGTTGATCCAAAAAGGATTGAACAAGTTTTTTTACCCAAGCCTAACGAAGATGTTGAACAATTTATTTCGATGATTAGTTCGCTTTCATTAGATGTTCTTTCAGTATCTAGAGCAATTTTTAAAATGGCGATTGATGGCTATAATCTCAAGCTATCGCAAAACTTTATTATTTCTTTGGCAGATCATCTGCAGTACGCAGAAGAAAGACTAACTGAAGGAATAATAATTAAGCAGCCTCTTGAAATAGAGGTTAAGCAATATTTTCCAATAGAGTGTAAAGTGGCAACTAATGCACTTGTGTTAATTAATAAAAAAATGTCTACCCCTTTTCCAGAAGAAGAGATGGTGTCGATTGCTTTGCATTTAATTAATTCAGAAAGAGCTAGTGATACCGAAGTGACGGCAATAGAATTGACAGAACTTATCTCAATGACTAAGAAAACTATTGAAAACACTTTTAAGACAAAAATTGACGAGTCAACTATTTCATTCGCACGCTTTGTTTCGCATTTAAGATATTATCTTGCACGTCAACTAGAAAATAAAAAAAGTTCTGGAACTTTAATTGACCCAAATTTAATCAAGATTATAAAAGAAAAATATGGCAAGGCGTATGGTTGTGCTGAAAAAATCAATGAATTAATGATGAAAAATTATAAGTTTGAGGCTAATGAAAATGAAACAGTATTTCTCACTGTCCACATTAATAGATTAGTCCGTAAGAAAGAGGATGAAATATCATGAGTATTGAAGAACAAGCTCGTGAAATTGTTAAAAATGTTGGTGGGCCAAATAATATTAAAAGTTTAACTCGGTGCATGACTCGCTTAAGATTCGTATTAAAAGACGACTCTAAGGTAAATGAAGATGCACTTAAAAAGTTAGACGATGTTATGGATATTAGAAAAGCTGGTGGTCAGTTTCAAGTAATTATTGGTGCCAAAATTGATAAGTATTATAACGCCGTGGTAAAAGATAATCCAGGTTTAAATGCTGAAAGTGTGGAATCAGAAACTAGTGAAAAAAAGGGTGTCTTTTCAAGGGTAGTTGAAACTTTATCTTCGATTTTGATTCCTACGTTACCACCAATTATTGGCGGCGGGATGATAAAAGGATTTCTATTTATGTTCGTCCAGTTTAACTGGATGAGTGCTAATAGTTCAGCGTATATTTTATTTAATGTTATCGCTGATTGTATGTTCTATTTCTTTCCATTCTTATTGGCTGTATCCACTGCACGTAGTTTTAAGACTAATGTTTATATGGCATTAGCACTAGCTGGTGCCATGATGTATCCAAGTATTTTACAAAGTGCAGCTAAAGGTGGCAGTTTAAAGTTATTTGGCGGGCTAGTAATACCATATATCGATTATAGTTCATCAGTTATTCCAATTATTTTAACTGTTTGGTTGATGAGCTATGTTTATAGATTTTTCAAAAAATATATTCCTGATATTATAAGTGCCATTTTTACGCCATTGCTTACCTTAGTTGTTGTTATCCCAATTGAACTTGTTGCCATTGCACCTTTGGGCTTTTATATTGGTAATTACATTGCGATTGGGATGCAATATCTAATTAATCT
Coding sequences within it:
- a CDS encoding MurR/RpiR family transcriptional regulator; this encodes MNPLVAIQKNYLIFSKNEKIIADYILQNSPQINNMKIKDLAKKTSTSCASITRFVKKIGCQSYSDMKINIGQHLISTAPEQENDILNEVFDFYQTVIKNTQQMVDQNLIKEFVNLLKKQKQIIVIGASSSGTSARTFGLRLMRMGIDALSIDDPYWMQMRASIATKHDLFFAVSNSGITDCVVKTLNFAKKKEAKIVSITSYLDNPVAQLSDLTFHVYNPRFANNKKFINSQFSNMYLIDILTSYLQEEQSFKEAMQNTRKAIGDK
- a CDS encoding PTS sugar transporter subunit IIA; the protein is MENKTPGVAVILASHGYLAKEALRSAEMIVGKQDNCAYLAVTENLNLEQAKAQMQQMFTDLDTSKGTIILVDILGGTPSNVSGTFCLEKDNVLVLSGLNLPMLLDLFTNRDRSLDELAESLTNSYNMGFQNISERFKEEEQEDDGSGIL
- a CDS encoding PTS sugar transporter subunit IIC, whose product is MKVLILTILAFLLGIDNVSTKMFRRPLLMAPLVGLILGNLQASLAIGATLEIMWMGIGDVGAYMAPDLITGTMISTSLAIMGNTNGSISTMIATAITLAVPTSILAQQLLVLIETVNCSLNGWAKRLADNADVKGTYWLTWPSAILYGLACGFPTFLALQFGAGAIQQAINDLPKFIVNGLSTAGSIIPAVGIALLMMTMLKKSELWMFVILGFVFSSYMKLDILPITLIALVFAFLYERATREPEVKAVAGNTGEINNSESQVDEDAEDYDL
- a CDS encoding PTS sugar transporter subunit IIB; its protein translation is MAVEFCRIDDRLIHGQVVTTWLNVKQIEQVIIVDDKVAADKIQSNVLKMSVPRNVKLHIFTTEKFLKIVPNNPVTRRTMLLFASPFTVEDIVASGYMIPKLNIGGIRGNDERKQYTKAVFLTDDERAALEKLLEQGVDIEIQMVPTDGAEKLSEVLKK
- a CDS encoding PTS lactose/cellobiose transporter subunit IIA, producing the protein MTELTDKQQEALQAAMTLIANGGNAKSLAFEAIREAKKGNFEEARNKLKESDKSLLEAHNSQTAMLTREAQGNHTQVTLLTVHSQDHMMNAITFRDLAGEMVDLYEKLYKSNVIKK
- a CDS encoding Cof-type HAD-IIB family hydrolase; protein product: MNVINKEIKLIGIDVDNTLVNAKKEITPEVKDTISAARSQGIKVVICTGRALSGVTKYLKELEINNRNDEYIVGFNGAVVQCTNGKLLSEKHLSYQDYLVLEEISRKEQLHFQAVDAERIYTANRDIGHYSVYNSRIVNMEISYRTKEEMANIPIYKCMFLDKSKLLDKFESDPLFAKANLVSDITRTEPIYLEGVAKNTDKGTGLAILCKHLNIRPENVMTIGDESNDISMIKYAGIGVAMGNAVTDVKKVSNMITNDCEHNGVAKAIQAIL
- a CDS encoding ester cyclase; translation: MSNKELIIKFYNEVFTNHDLSNLDDYMADNYRQHSPEVADKKSGFIAFIKQFWQFNPKIEMLAVTSDENMVQVFFKCTLENGHINKVCDIYRIANGKLQEHWDVIEHNVEDKKTVSGNSIF
- a CDS encoding tyrosine-protein phosphatase, encoding MKEQPYVLSNIYMKRDSDKLMIKLLNSTQKQYQLLAGSQPSAENITTILATSNNGDFEVIVPRKELPKYFIIKASDNSFSTNIFAERVIPLANAINVRDMGGYEANDGRFLKWGVLFRGDQLSKLDEDDQKLLTNYNLRTLVDYRSPHERQYHPNKFIPTVLQVLNCDPQSSFSEAAANVVDLKGENEKLVESIENGEVPEKYLNDRGENVIASYEDLVTSPIAQKAYGRLLKAIVREENLPLFHHCRGGKDRTGFGSMLVLLMLNIKDEDIIHDYLLTKIIRKERNQLKYDLYHQLVQKKEYLDYLMAMIDTREDYIKAAMNKIRKDFGSSDNYFQQHFGLTMAEINQARDFYLEEGIQHGE
- a CDS encoding PRD domain-containing protein; translated protein: MKLVRRINNNVIQVNDQGISKIVIGSGIGFKAYPGQTVDPKRIEQVFLPKPNEDVEQFISMISSLSLDVLSVSRAIFKMAIDGYNLKLSQNFIISLADHLQYAEERLTEGIIIKQPLEIEVKQYFPIECKVATNALVLINKKMSTPFPEEEMVSIALHLINSERASDTEVTAIELTELISMTKKTIENTFKTKIDESTISFARFVSHLRYYLARQLENKKSSGTLIDPNLIKIIKEKYGKAYGCAEKINELMMKNYKFEANENETVFLTVHINRLVRKKEDEIS
- a CDS encoding PTS system mannose/fructose/sorbose family transporter subunit IID — translated: MIEEKMIAPEHKLNNRDIWRMFMRLNTMRITLNYETLQGVGFMRAIAPALAKIYPDKKDLSEAMKRQLVFYNSHVNFDAVILGLTAAMEETTSPDEKDGINPLKTGLMGPLAGLGDSLIKFTWLPIVGSIGASLAFGGSIFGPILMFILYNIINMGMRYYAVSFGYKKGIDFLNNNQQSDVIQRISTMANVVGLMVVGALISTVIKVKTPLKIAVHSNVSSKVGNNVIGVQTMLDKIMPGLLSLLVTVAVYYILKKMNGKHAALTIVIMMVLVVGLTYLHIL
- a CDS encoding PTS sugar transporter subunit IIB; translation: MAKINIMLNCNQGMSTSLLVTKMQEAAKSQEIDANIFACAASEADKFIQKGDIDCILLGPQVKYMKNDFINNKAKGTGRNGKDIPVDVISIQDYGMMKGKEVLNNAIRLINA